One Deltaproteobacteria bacterium genomic window carries:
- a CDS encoding thioredoxin domain-containing protein, protein MKPVFVFLISVGLTACSMPGLLGGSAQVSPDTLTQPSTASLATPSARLGSVGGAVITQEDLEPSTKKEIDSINNEWAQKKLHLLWAGFEDAVNDRLIEQKAQAEGLSPELLVDRDILKKVKKPTATELKSFYKDNAHIIQIDFETARPHIEREMLKQRRSEVEMAFLAGLRAENKVEYQLPMPQLPRQAMPKGSAPFTGPKDAKVVLVEFGDFECPYCAQAHQVVKELRQLYPNRLRVEYRHFPLEQHTRAKPAAIASECAHRQGMFWRFHDYLYENPQAMSDTDFTGYAKTLNLDMPRFESCLTGKSSANAVNRDSEIARKLGVDGTPSIYINGIKLIGLLPLPLIRVIIDHELK, encoded by the coding sequence ATGAAGCCTGTTTTCGTTTTTTTGATTTCCGTAGGTTTAACTGCCTGCAGTATGCCCGGACTTTTAGGTGGCAGCGCTCAGGTATCCCCTGACACCCTCACACAACCCTCAACCGCAAGTTTGGCCACACCGTCCGCAAGACTCGGCAGCGTAGGCGGCGCGGTCATCACACAAGAAGATCTTGAGCCAAGCACAAAAAAAGAAATCGACTCTATCAACAACGAATGGGCGCAAAAAAAATTACACCTACTTTGGGCCGGCTTTGAAGATGCCGTCAACGACCGTTTAATCGAGCAAAAAGCCCAAGCAGAAGGCCTGAGCCCGGAACTTCTCGTTGATCGAGATATTCTGAAAAAAGTTAAAAAGCCGACCGCCACCGAGCTCAAATCATTTTACAAAGACAACGCCCACATCATTCAAATCGATTTTGAAACAGCAAGGCCCCATATCGAGCGGGAAATGCTCAAGCAGCGCAGAAGCGAAGTGGAAATGGCATTCTTAGCGGGTTTAAGAGCCGAGAATAAAGTTGAGTATCAACTGCCAATGCCTCAGCTACCACGGCAAGCCATGCCCAAAGGCTCGGCGCCTTTCACTGGCCCCAAGGACGCGAAAGTGGTCTTGGTTGAATTCGGGGATTTCGAATGTCCGTACTGTGCGCAAGCACACCAAGTGGTCAAAGAACTCAGACAGCTTTACCCCAATCGGCTTCGAGTTGAGTATCGGCACTTCCCCCTTGAGCAGCACACCCGCGCTAAGCCCGCTGCAATCGCCTCAGAATGCGCTCATCGCCAAGGCATGTTTTGGCGATTCCATGACTATCTTTACGAAAATCCGCAAGCTATGAGCGATACCGATTTTACAGGGTACGCGAAAACGCTAAATTTAGATATGCCACGGTTTGAATCCTGCCTAACGGGGAAAAGTTCGGCAAATGCGGTGAACCGCGATAGTGAAATCGCTCGAAAATTGGGTGTGGACGGAACCCCCTCAATATATATAAATGGTATCAAGTTGATTGGTTTGTTGCCGCTTCCTCTCATTCGGGTCATCATTGACCATGAACTGAAGTAG